A stretch of the Parus major isolate Abel chromosome 15, Parus_major1.1, whole genome shotgun sequence genome encodes the following:
- the AIFM3 gene encoding apoptosis-inducing factor 3 isoform X4, with translation MGGCFSKPKPVEVKIEVVIPEKERNKEEMSPNGKASPLIYKVNGTTRHYHLEEHPIAGNPYHNPKDVVEASVCHVKDLENGQMREVDLGCGKALLIKDNGEFHAVGHKCPHYGAPLVKGVLSKGRVRCPWHGACFNIGTGDIEDFPGLDSLPRFQVKIEKEKVYIRASKQALQTQRRTKMMAKCISLSNYNLSSTNVLIIGAGAAGLVCAETLRQEGFSDRIVMCTMDRHLPYDRPKLSKSMDSHPEQIALRPKEFFCTYDIEVLTEMQVAAVDIKSKIAVFKDGFKMEYNKLLIATGNMPKTLSCKGKEMENVFNIRTPEDANRVVKLATSKNVVIVGASFLGMEVAAYLAERAHSVSLVELEHVPFKKFFGERVGRAVMKMFENNRVKFYMQTEVSELREQEGKLKEVVLKSGKVLRADVCVVGVGAVPATAFLKQSGINIDSKGFIVVNKMMQTNIPGVFAAGDAVTFPLALRNNKKVNVPHWQMAHMHGRIAALNMLAHGTEISTVPYLWTAMFGKSIRYAGHGEGFDDVVIQGDLDELKFVAFYTKNDEVVAVASMNYDPIVSKVAEVLAAGRTIRKRDVELFVRHGKYVRFGVLSVLNVRGLHDRQLAP, from the exons ATGGGAGGATGCTTCTCCAAGCCCAAACCAG TTGAAGTGAAAATTGAAGTTGTGATACCTGAGAAGGAGAGAAACAAGGAGGAAATGTCACCCAATGGGAAAGCCAGCCCTCTGATCTACAAAGTCAATGGGACTACCCGGCACTACCACCTTGAGGAGCATCCAATTGCCGGCAACCCCTACCACAACCCAAAGGACGTGGTAGAAGCATCTGTGTGCCATGTGAAGGACCTGGAGAATGGACA GATGCGAGAAGTGGACCTGGGGTGTGGGAAGGCTCTGCTCATCAAGGATAATGGCGAGTTCCACGCCGTGGGACACAAGTGTCCCCACTACGGGGCTCCACTGGTCAAAG GGGTTTTGTCCAAAGGAAGAGTCCGCTGTCCCTGGCATGGAGCTTGCTTCAATATCGGCACAGGTGACATTGAGGACTTTCCTGGCTTGGATAGTTTACCCAGGTTCCAG GTGAAGATTGAGAAGGAGAAGGTATACATCCGAGCAAGCAAGCAG GCTCTTCAGACACAGAGAAGGACAAAGATGATGGCAAAGTGCATCTCCTTGAGCAACTACAACCTGAGCAGCACCAATGTGCTGATCATTGGTGCAG GGGCAGCTGGGTTGGTCTGTGCAGAGACCTTGCGCCAGGAGGGTTTTTCTGACCGAATTGTGATGTGCACCATGGACAGACACTTGCCCTATGACAGACCAAAGCTCAGTAAG TCAATGGATTCCCACCCTGAGCAGATTGCCCTGCGCCCCAAGGAGTTCTTTTGCACCTATGACATCGAAGTCTTGACTGAAATGCAG GTGGCGGCTGTGGATATCAAGAGCAAGATAGCTGTGTTCAAGGATGGGTTTAAGATGGAATACAACAAGCTGCTGATAGCGACAGGAAACAT GCCTAAAACTCTCAGCTGCAAAGgcaaagagatggaaaatgttttcaacaTCCGGACACCTGAAGATGCCAATCGTGTGGTGAAGCTGGCCACGAGCAAGAATGTGGTGATCGTGGGAGCATCCTTCCTGG ggatggaggtgGCCGCCTACCTCGCGGAGAGGGCGCACTCGGTGTCCCTGGTGGAGCTGGAGCATGTTCCCTTCAAGAAGTTCTTTGGGGAGAGGGTTGGCCGTGCTGTCATGAAG ATGTTTGAGAACAACAGGGTGAAGTTCTACATGCAGACAGAGGTGTCAGAGCTGcgggagcaggaggggaag ctgaaggaggtTGTGCTGAAGAGTGGGAAGGTGCTGCGTGCTGACGTCTGTGTCGTGGGTGTTG GTGCAGTCCCAGCAACAGCCTTCCTCAAGCAGAGTGGCATCAACATCGACTCCAAGGGCTTCATTGTGGTCAACAAG ATGATGCAGACCAACATCCCAGGGGtctttgctgctggagatgctgtCACATTTCCATTGGCCTTGAGGAATAACAAGAAGGTGAATGTTCCCCACTGGCAGATGGCCCACATGCATG GCCGCATCGCCGCGCTGAACATGCTGGCCCACGGCACGGAGATCAGCACTGTCCCGTACCTGTGGACAGCTATGTTTGGGAAGAGCATCCGATATGCGG GCCATGGGGAAGGATTCGATGATGTTGTCATTCAGGGAGATTTAGATGAACTGAAGTTTGTGGCATTTTATACCAA GAATGACGAGGTGGTGGCTGTGGCCAGCATGAACTATGACCCAATTGTCTCCAAGGTGGCCGAggtcctggctgctggcaggaccATCCGGAAGCGTGATGTGGA GCTGTTTGTCCGTCATGGCAAGTACGTTCGGTTTGGGGTCCTGAGCGTGCTGAATGTGAGGGGCTTGCACGACAGACAGCTGGCCCCCTGA